A section of the Triticum dicoccoides isolate Atlit2015 ecotype Zavitan chromosome 7A, WEW_v2.0, whole genome shotgun sequence genome encodes:
- the LOC119330606 gene encoding polyadenylate-binding protein-interacting protein 7-like, translating to MTSLNKVVPNNGDARSMLPNKFTALNPNAAEFVPSCVIRPSYGNSTASDASKSELRGSPGKKILDRSESSKSNNSDDEAHQFWRKQLPDDIIPDFTSFEKIEQEPEELSLAGLSLNAPPFYGTKASRLSREHQELSSSASNLELGHTNLFYEDNSQATFSTVGSSNWEQNYVGDLHFANENQDLQYDPTTGFTDGFASEYVAASDVLFDPLEYLASQFPGFSAESLAELYYANGCDFNHTIEILTQLEMQVDPTSNQTMNLTPSSPNFSTGDFPALPTAEDQNGFSKGDMDILGFFSGRNSSTISSGTGDFVSAVRKLASQNSGHSKFKKGSDYGNGVSTVSVPKQYSFGSKTSSGNKYQSVSSARAAATPWLDTGDSVANMYSESREEARDFARVRNACFEQARQAYLIGNKALAKELSIKGQAYNLQMKAAHEKAREAIYRQRNPGSLQRGSDRLIDLHGLHVSEAIHILKVELSSLRGMARASGERMQVMVCVGTGHHTKGSRTARLPIAVEQFLLDEGLHYTQPQPGLLRVAVY from the exons ATGACTTCACTGAATAAAGTTGTTCCAAATAATGGTGATGCAAGGTCAATGTTACCAAATAAATTCACTGCATTAAATCCCAATGCAGCAGAGTTTGTCCCTTCATGTGTTATTAGACCATCCTATGGTAATAGCACAGCTTCAGATGCAAGTAAGTCTGAACTTAGGGGGTCCCCTGGAAAAAAAATTCTAGACAGGTCTGAGTCGTCCAAGTCTAATAACTCAGACGATGAGGCACACCAGTTCTGGCGTAAGCAGCTCCCAGATGATATTATTCCAgacttcacttctttcgagaaaatcgAACAAGAACCTGAAGAGCTGTCCCTTGCTGGATTATCCTTGAATGCACCTCCGTTCTATGGGACAAAAGCTAGCCGCTTGTCAAGAGAACACCAAGAGTTGTCTTCTTCAGCTAGCAACCTGGAACTTGGGCATACCAATTTATTTTACGAGGATAATTCACAGGCAACCTTTTCAACTGTTGGTTCAAGTAATTGGGAGCAAAATTACGTGGGTGATCTCCACTTTGCTAATGAAAATCAGGACCTTCAGTATGATCCTACCACGGGCTTTACTGACGGTTTTGCTAGTGAGTACGTTGCAGCATCAGATGTCCTCTTTGACCCCCTAGAGTATTTAGCGTCTCAGTTTCCTGGATTTTCAGCAGAGAGTCTTGCGGAGCTGTACTATGCAAATGGATGTGACTTCAATCATACTATTGAAATTCTCACCCAGCTAGAG aTGCAAGTGGATCCTACTTCCAATCAGACAATGAATTTGACCCCCAGCTCACCAAACTTTAGTACGGGGGACTTTCCTGCCCTGCCAACAGCAGAAGATCAAAATGGTTTCTCCAAGGGAGATATGGATATCCTTGGCTTCTTCAGTGGGCGCAATTCTTCCACCATATCTAGTGGTACTGGTGATTTTGTTTCAGCTGTTCGGAAACTTGCATCGCAGAATTCTGGCCACAGCAAGTTCAAAAAGGGCTCTGATTATGGCAATGGTGTTTCTACCGTTTCTGTACCCAAGCAGTACAGTTTTGGTTCTAAAACATCTTCTGGGAACAAGTATCAAAGTGTTAGTAGTGCACGTGCAGCTGCAACTCCATGGCTTGATACCGGCGATTCAGTCG CAAACATGTATTCAGAATCGAGGGAGGAAGCTCGTGATTTTGCCCGTGTCCGAAATGCATGTTTTGAGCAG GCTAGACAAGCTTACCTAATTGGCAACAAAGCTCTGGCCAAGGAACTAAGCATCAAAGGTCAGGCCTATAACTTGCAAATGAAAGCAGCtcatgagaaagctagagaagctaTTTATCGACAGAG GAACCCTGGTTCTTTGCAACGGGGGAGTGATCGTCTGATTGATCTACACGGCCTCCACGTGAGCGAAGCAATCCATATCCTCAAGGTCGAGCTCAGCTCCCTGAGGGGCATGGCGAGGGCTTCAGGCGAAAGGATGCAAGTCATGGTATGCGTCGGAACAGGCCACCACACCAAGGGCTCTCGCACCGCGAGGCTGCCCATCGCCGTCGAGCAGTTCCTTCTGGACGAAGGCCTCCATTACACGCAACCTCAGCCCGGCCTGCTTCGCGTCGCCGTGTACTAA